The following proteins are co-located in the Synechococcus sp. PROS-U-1 genome:
- the argS gene encoding arginine--tRNA ligase, with product MLSLSQSLDAQLRAAMQRAFPEADAVLDPQLAPASKPEFGDFQANGALPLAKPLKQAPRQIATAIVDQLQADTAFTELCLEPQIAGPGFINLTIRPERLAAEVSARLGDERLGVPAVTNKAPVVVDFSSPNIAKEMHVGHLRSTIIGDSLARVLEFRGHPVLRLNHVGDWGTQFGMLITHLKQVAPEALETADAVDLGDLVAFYREAKKRFDDDEAFQSTSRDEVVKLQGGDPVSLKAWGLLCDQSRREFQKIYDRLDIRLTERGESFYNPFLAAVIDGLKDAELLVTDDGAQCVFLEGVQGKDGKPLPVIVQKSDGGFNYATTDLAAIRYRFGAAPEGDGARRVVYVTDAGQANHFAGVFQVAERAGWIPEDARLEHVPFGLVQGEDGKKLKTRAGDTVRLRDLLDEAVERAETDLRSRLKEEERGESEEFIQHVAGTVGLAAVKYADLSQNRITNYQFSFDRMLALQGNTAPYLLYAVVRIAGIARKGGDLAATTAQLQFSEPQEWSLVRELLKFDAVIAEVEEELLPNRLCSYLFELSQVFNRFYDQVPVLKADPEALASRLALCRLTADTLRLGLGLLGIATLDRM from the coding sequence ATGCTCAGCCTGTCCCAGTCCCTGGATGCCCAGTTGCGGGCGGCGATGCAACGGGCCTTCCCTGAGGCAGACGCGGTGCTGGATCCCCAGCTGGCACCGGCGAGCAAGCCGGAATTTGGCGACTTTCAAGCCAACGGTGCGCTGCCCCTGGCCAAGCCGCTGAAGCAGGCCCCACGGCAGATAGCTACGGCGATTGTGGATCAGCTGCAGGCTGATACGGCCTTTACGGAACTGTGCCTGGAGCCTCAGATCGCCGGGCCTGGCTTCATCAACCTCACGATTCGCCCGGAGCGGCTGGCGGCGGAGGTGTCGGCGCGGCTGGGGGACGAGCGGCTCGGCGTACCGGCGGTGACGAACAAGGCGCCGGTGGTGGTCGACTTCTCGAGCCCCAACATTGCCAAGGAGATGCATGTGGGGCATCTGCGCTCCACGATCATTGGCGATTCGCTGGCGCGGGTGCTGGAGTTCCGTGGCCATCCCGTGCTGCGCCTCAATCATGTGGGCGACTGGGGCACCCAGTTCGGCATGTTGATTACCCATCTCAAGCAGGTGGCGCCGGAAGCACTGGAGACCGCCGATGCGGTGGATCTGGGAGACCTGGTGGCCTTCTACCGAGAGGCCAAGAAGCGCTTCGATGACGATGAAGCCTTCCAGTCCACCTCCCGCGATGAGGTGGTGAAGCTGCAGGGGGGCGATCCGGTGTCGCTCAAGGCCTGGGGCTTGCTCTGCGATCAGTCGCGGCGTGAGTTCCAGAAGATCTACGACAGGCTCGACATTCGCCTGACCGAGCGCGGCGAATCGTTCTACAACCCATTTTTGGCTGCGGTGATTGATGGCTTGAAGGACGCTGAGCTGCTGGTCACCGATGACGGTGCTCAGTGTGTGTTCCTTGAGGGTGTTCAGGGCAAGGACGGCAAGCCCCTCCCGGTGATCGTGCAGAAGAGTGATGGCGGCTTCAACTACGCCACCACTGATCTGGCGGCGATCCGCTACCGCTTTGGTGCGGCTCCGGAGGGGGATGGTGCACGCCGCGTGGTGTATGTCACCGATGCCGGTCAGGCCAATCATTTTGCCGGGGTGTTCCAGGTGGCCGAGCGGGCCGGCTGGATCCCTGAAGACGCTCGCCTCGAGCACGTGCCCTTCGGTCTGGTGCAGGGGGAAGATGGCAAAAAACTCAAAACCCGCGCGGGCGACACGGTGCGTCTGCGGGATCTGCTCGACGAAGCCGTCGAGCGCGCCGAGACTGATCTGCGCTCACGCCTGAAGGAGGAGGAGCGCGGCGAGTCGGAGGAGTTCATCCAGCATGTGGCAGGGACTGTTGGCTTGGCGGCAGTGAAATACGCCGACCTGAGCCAGAACCGAATCACCAACTACCAGTTCTCCTTCGATCGGATGCTGGCGTTGCAGGGCAACACGGCGCCCTATCTCCTGTATGCCGTCGTGCGCATTGCCGGCATCGCCCGCAAGGGGGGAGACCTTGCGGCCACCACCGCGCAGCTGCAGTTCAGTGAGCCTCAGGAATGGTCCCTGGTGCGGGAGCTGCTCAAGTTCGATGCCGTGATCGCTGAGGTGGAGGAGGAGCTGCTGCCCAACCGTTTGTGCAGCTACCTGTTCGAGCTCAGCCAGGTGTTCAACCGCTTCTACGACCAGGTGCCGGTGCTTAAGGCCGATCCTGAAGCTTTGGCATCCCGCCTCGCCCTCTGCCGTTTGACAGCTGACACCCTCAGACTGGGGCTCGGACTGCTGGGCATCGCCACCCTGGACCGCATGTGA
- a CDS encoding histidinol-phosphate transaminase: protein MNDNIQPFTPGGAPSARAPVEQLKAYSAPLEGRRKMLRLDFNENTIGPSPLVAQALRHFSTEEIAVYPEYDGLREALLQNLVETGCRPELKADQVGLFNGVDAAIHAVFQAYGDAGETLLTTAPTFGYYSPCAGMQGMTIEAIPYQGETFDFPLAAIQQALEAQAPRLLLICNPNNPTGTRLAAEEVIALAAAAPSTLVVVDELYEAFTGDSVLPSADFTATPNLLVFRSLAKTAGLAGLRIGFAIGHADVVDRVSRVTGPYDVNSVAVAAAFAALADQSYVDAYVAEVLRAREWTLQGLRDAGVRHHCDGGNYLLIWPQRPVAEVDAVLRQAGILVRSMAGKPLIDGCFRVSIGTTSQMQRFLEAFLPLEQ from the coding sequence GTGAACGACAACATCCAACCGTTCACGCCCGGTGGCGCTCCATCGGCCCGCGCTCCAGTTGAGCAGCTCAAGGCCTACAGCGCTCCGTTGGAGGGCCGCCGCAAGATGCTGCGGCTGGACTTCAACGAGAACACGATCGGCCCCAGCCCTCTGGTGGCCCAGGCGCTGCGTCACTTCAGCACCGAGGAGATTGCTGTTTATCCGGAGTACGACGGCCTCCGGGAGGCGCTGCTCCAGAACCTGGTGGAGACCGGATGCCGGCCGGAGTTGAAGGCTGATCAGGTGGGCCTGTTCAACGGTGTGGATGCTGCCATTCATGCCGTGTTTCAGGCTTATGGCGATGCCGGTGAGACGTTGCTGACGACAGCGCCCACCTTTGGTTACTACAGCCCCTGCGCTGGGATGCAGGGCATGACGATCGAGGCGATCCCCTACCAAGGCGAGACGTTCGACTTTCCCCTGGCCGCCATTCAGCAAGCGTTGGAGGCCCAAGCGCCGCGGTTGCTGCTGATCTGTAATCCGAACAATCCCACCGGCACGCGCTTGGCGGCAGAAGAGGTGATTGCCCTGGCGGCTGCTGCTCCAAGCACGTTGGTGGTGGTGGATGAGCTCTACGAGGCCTTCACCGGGGACAGCGTGCTGCCGAGCGCTGATTTCACGGCCACACCGAACCTGCTGGTGTTCCGCTCCCTGGCCAAAACGGCCGGTCTGGCGGGCTTGCGTATTGGCTTTGCCATTGGCCATGCCGATGTGGTCGATCGGGTGAGCCGTGTCACGGGGCCCTACGACGTCAATAGCGTGGCCGTGGCCGCGGCGTTCGCGGCTCTGGCGGATCAGTCGTATGTGGACGCCTATGTGGCCGAGGTGCTCCGGGCTCGTGAGTGGACCTTGCAGGGGCTGCGGGACGCTGGCGTGCGCCACCACTGCGATGGCGGAAACTATCTGCTGATCTGGCCCCAACGCCCGGTGGCGGAGGTGGATGCGGTGCTGCGGCAGGCCGGAATCCTGGTGCGTTCGATGGCCGGCAAGCCGCTGATTGATGGTTGTTTTCGGGTGAGCATCGGCACCACCAGCCAGATGCAGCGCTTCTTGGAAGCGTTCCTCCCCCTGGAGCAATGA
- the nadC gene encoding carboxylating nicotinate-nucleotide diphosphorylase — translation MDWQSPALIAALETWLEEDIGRGDLTAAALKGQQGQAHWVAKQAGRFCGGPLVQRLFQRLDPGVRVRLLREDGAAVAEGECLLELQGPATALVAGERTALNLAMRLSGIATATAELVAQLQGTGVRLADTRKTTPGLRVLEKYAVRCGGGINHRMGLDDAAMLKENHIAWAGGITAAIAAVREQAPWPTAVIVEAETEAQALEAVQAGANGVLLDEFTPEQLAALVPRLRDSSTRVVVLEASGIQPEQLQAYAATGIDLISTSAPVTRSRWLDLSMRFT, via the coding sequence TTGGACTGGCAATCCCCGGCACTCATCGCTGCGTTGGAGACCTGGCTGGAGGAAGACATCGGTCGCGGTGATCTGACGGCTGCTGCGTTGAAGGGCCAGCAGGGTCAAGCCCATTGGGTCGCCAAACAGGCGGGGCGGTTCTGCGGTGGCCCGTTGGTGCAGCGCTTGTTCCAGCGCCTTGATCCTGGGGTGAGGGTGCGTTTGCTGCGGGAGGACGGCGCCGCCGTCGCTGAGGGCGAATGCCTGCTCGAGCTGCAGGGGCCTGCAACGGCTTTGGTGGCAGGAGAACGCACCGCCTTGAATCTGGCCATGCGGTTGTCGGGCATTGCCACGGCCACCGCTGAGCTGGTGGCCCAACTTCAGGGCACGGGTGTGCGTCTTGCCGACACCCGCAAGACCACCCCTGGGCTTCGCGTGCTGGAGAAATACGCCGTGCGCTGCGGTGGTGGCATCAACCACCGCATGGGGCTCGATGACGCGGCCATGCTCAAGGAGAACCACATCGCTTGGGCGGGGGGCATCACGGCGGCCATCGCGGCCGTGCGTGAGCAGGCTCCCTGGCCCACGGCTGTGATTGTGGAAGCGGAGACGGAGGCCCAGGCGCTGGAAGCGGTGCAGGCGGGCGCCAATGGAGTGCTCCTTGATGAGTTCACCCCCGAGCAGCTCGCGGCCCTGGTGCCGCGCCTGCGGGATTCCAGCACCCGTGTGGTGGTGCTTGAGGCCTCGGGCATTCAGCCCGAACAGCTGCAGGCCTACGCCGCCACCGGTATTGATTTGATCTCCACCAGTGCGCCGGTCACCCGCAGCCGCTGGCTGGATCTGAGCATGCGTTTCACCTGA
- a CDS encoding ABC transporter ATP-binding protein, giving the protein MVFSAGPPVVPAALFMGRPVLELEQLRLRYPGSEHWTLDGLNLRLEPGETLALVGSSGCGKSTVARAVMQLLPRGTVCEGRLDLTGQDPRQLRRPQLRQLRGEAVGLVFQDPMTRMNPLMSVGGHLIDTLRAHRPDTSNAAHHERARQLLERVGISANRFRAYPHELSGGMRQRLAIALAIALEPPLLIADEPTTSLDVAVAGQVMAQLSGLCKELGSALLLISHDLAMAARWCDRMAMLDGGRKVEDGPSRQLLTRPQSSVGQRLVASAQAREGGRSPARPDNSSVLQVEELRCWHAVGGTPWSPIWLKAVDGVSFELRAGESLGVVGASGCGKSTLCRALMGLNPIRGGRVDLLGQDLLNLRGEALRFARRALQMVFQDPLACLNPALQVADAIADPLLIHRLCSKAAAREEARRLLERVGLSPAEQFQERLPKQLSGGQQQRVAIARALALQPKVLICDESVSMLDAEVQADVLALLRELQQELGLAIIFITHDLSVASGFCHRVMVLDQGKVVEEGPGDRIFSAPQAQISQTLVEACPRLPR; this is encoded by the coding sequence ATGGTATTCAGTGCTGGACCCCCCGTCGTTCCTGCCGCACTGTTCATGGGCCGGCCTGTTCTGGAACTCGAACAACTGCGACTGCGCTATCCCGGCAGTGAGCACTGGACGCTGGATGGGCTGAACTTGAGGCTCGAGCCTGGGGAGACGCTGGCCTTGGTGGGGTCCTCAGGCTGCGGCAAAAGCACTGTGGCCCGGGCCGTGATGCAGCTGCTGCCGCGGGGAACCGTCTGTGAAGGACGGCTGGACTTAACCGGCCAGGATCCACGCCAGCTCAGGCGACCGCAGTTACGACAGCTGCGGGGCGAGGCCGTGGGTCTGGTGTTCCAGGACCCGATGACGCGGATGAATCCGCTGATGAGCGTGGGGGGACATCTGATCGACACCCTCAGGGCCCACCGCCCTGACACCAGTAACGCCGCCCACCATGAACGGGCCCGACAACTGCTGGAGCGGGTGGGCATCAGTGCCAACCGCTTCCGGGCCTACCCCCATGAGCTCAGCGGCGGCATGCGACAACGCCTGGCGATTGCTCTGGCGATTGCCCTGGAACCGCCGCTGCTGATCGCCGATGAACCCACCACCAGCCTGGATGTGGCTGTAGCAGGGCAGGTGATGGCCCAGCTCAGCGGTCTCTGCAAAGAGCTGGGCAGTGCCTTGCTGCTGATCAGCCATGACCTGGCCATGGCCGCCCGCTGGTGCGACCGCATGGCGATGCTCGACGGCGGACGCAAGGTGGAGGACGGCCCCAGCCGTCAGCTGCTCACCCGGCCGCAGTCGTCCGTGGGGCAACGCCTGGTCGCCTCAGCTCAGGCCCGAGAAGGTGGGAGGTCGCCGGCACGTCCTGACAACAGCAGCGTGCTGCAGGTGGAGGAACTGCGCTGCTGGCATGCCGTGGGTGGCACGCCCTGGTCTCCCATCTGGCTGAAAGCGGTGGATGGGGTGAGTTTCGAGCTCAGAGCCGGGGAAAGCCTTGGGGTTGTCGGAGCATCCGGCTGTGGCAAAAGCACCCTCTGCCGGGCCCTGATGGGACTCAATCCCATCCGCGGCGGACGGGTCGACTTGCTGGGCCAGGATCTGCTGAACCTGCGCGGAGAAGCGCTGCGGTTCGCCCGTCGAGCCCTCCAGATGGTGTTTCAGGACCCTCTGGCCTGCCTGAATCCCGCTCTACAGGTGGCGGATGCGATCGCCGATCCATTGTTGATCCATCGCCTCTGCTCGAAAGCTGCCGCCCGGGAGGAAGCCAGACGCCTGTTGGAACGGGTCGGGCTCAGCCCGGCAGAGCAGTTTCAGGAGCGCCTGCCGAAGCAGCTCTCCGGCGGTCAACAGCAGCGGGTGGCCATTGCGCGCGCCCTGGCGTTGCAACCCAAGGTGCTGATCTGCGACGAGAGCGTCAGCATGCTCGATGCGGAGGTGCAGGCAGATGTTCTCGCTCTGCTGCGGGAGCTGCAGCAAGAGCTAGGCCTCGCGATCATTTTCATCACCCATGACCTCTCCGTGGCCAGTGGCTTCTGTCACCGGGTGATGGTGCTGGATCAAGGAAAGGTTGTTGAAGAAGGGCCTGGGGACCGCATCTTCAGCGCCCCTCAGGCACAGATCAGCCAAACCCTCGTTGAAGCCTGTCCGCGGCTGCCCCGTTGA
- the mnmE gene encoding tRNA uridine-5-carboxymethylaminomethyl(34) synthesis GTPase MnmE, whose amino-acid sequence MAVPSTDTIAAVATAVAPGQGGIAVIRLSGPAAETAGRNVVHCPGRQEWGSHRVLYGHVINAEGQRLDEVLLVLMRGPRSFTGEDVVEIHCHGGVIAVQRVLEQVLGQPGVRRALPGEFSQRAVLNGRLDLTRAEAVSELVAARSRRAAELAMAGLDGGIQVQITGLRERLLDQLTELEARVDFEEDLPPLDGDALLQQLQAVRVELEQLVRDGERGDALRQGLRVALVGRPNVGKSSLLNRLSRRERAIVTDLPGTTRDLLESEIVLEGVPITLLDTAGIRSTDDAVEQLGIARSEEALATADVVLLVLDGHAGWTAEDAALLARIPEQIPRILVANKADLSAGSFPQPVDVHLSALEGTGEAALVQALLDRCGAAGTDGMLVALNQRQRDLAARAAEALARSQEVAAQQLPWDFWTIDLREAIRSLGEITGEELTEAVLDRVFSRFCIGK is encoded by the coding sequence ATGGCTGTGCCCAGCACCGACACGATTGCGGCGGTGGCCACTGCAGTGGCTCCAGGCCAGGGCGGCATCGCCGTGATTCGTCTATCCGGGCCTGCTGCGGAAACGGCGGGGCGCAACGTTGTGCACTGCCCGGGCCGGCAGGAGTGGGGCTCTCACCGGGTGCTTTACGGCCATGTGATTAATGCAGAGGGCCAACGTCTCGATGAAGTGCTGCTGGTGCTGATGCGTGGGCCCCGCAGTTTCACCGGCGAAGACGTGGTGGAGATCCATTGCCACGGCGGGGTGATCGCTGTTCAGCGGGTGCTCGAACAGGTGCTGGGGCAGCCGGGAGTCCGTCGGGCCTTGCCTGGCGAGTTCAGCCAACGGGCGGTGCTCAACGGTCGGCTCGACCTCACCCGCGCCGAGGCGGTGAGTGAGCTGGTGGCGGCCCGCAGCCGCCGGGCGGCCGAGTTGGCGATGGCTGGCCTTGATGGCGGGATCCAAGTCCAGATCACAGGTCTGCGGGAACGGCTGTTGGACCAGCTCACCGAGCTGGAGGCTCGGGTGGATTTCGAGGAGGACCTGCCACCCTTGGATGGCGATGCATTGCTGCAGCAGCTGCAAGCTGTGCGTGTCGAGCTTGAGCAGCTAGTGCGCGATGGAGAGCGGGGCGATGCCCTGCGCCAGGGCCTGCGGGTGGCGCTGGTGGGTCGCCCCAACGTGGGCAAGAGTTCCCTCCTCAACCGTCTGAGCCGCCGCGAGCGGGCCATCGTGACCGATCTGCCTGGCACCACCCGGGATCTGCTGGAGAGCGAGATCGTTCTGGAGGGGGTGCCGATCACCCTGCTCGACACCGCCGGCATCCGCAGCACCGATGATGCGGTGGAGCAGCTGGGGATTGCCCGCAGCGAGGAAGCGTTGGCCACGGCTGATGTGGTGCTGTTGGTGCTGGATGGCCATGCGGGCTGGACCGCCGAAGATGCAGCCTTGCTGGCGCGCATCCCGGAGCAGATTCCCAGGATTCTTGTCGCCAACAAGGCGGATCTCTCTGCCGGGTCGTTCCCCCAGCCGGTGGATGTTCACCTGTCCGCGTTGGAGGGCACGGGTGAAGCGGCCCTGGTGCAGGCCCTGCTCGATCGTTGTGGTGCTGCAGGAACCGACGGCATGTTGGTGGCGCTGAACCAACGTCAGCGTGATCTGGCAGCGCGGGCGGCTGAGGCCCTGGCCCGCAGCCAAGAGGTGGCAGCGCAGCAGCTGCCCTGGGACTTCTGGACCATCGACCTGCGGGAGGCGATCCGATCCCTGGGGGAAATCACCGGGGAAGAGCTCACCGAAGCGGTGCTGGATCGGGTGTTTTCGCGCTTCTGCATCGGAAAATAG
- a CDS encoding asparaginase, translated as MNRLLLLATGGTIAGCADDSSTLNDYTAGVLEGDALLAAVPQLQGLAAISVEQVANVDSADLRFEHWRALVGRIRDAFAADPELAGVVITHGTNTLEETAWLLQLLIDDPRPVVLVGAMRPATALSADGPLNLLQAVQVALSLEARGHGVLVVMDGQIHGAERVTKVATQGVGAFASPGSGPLGWVDDVGVHLPTASGSRQVPFAGLALPEQWPQVPILYGCVEPEPLMLTACINAGVEGLVFTGTGAGQLSEAERSALQACQGTRPLMLRANRCGSGPVHLHPEDEQLGLLPAGSLNPQKARVLVLLALLDGWHRDQLVALITASP; from the coding sequence ATGAACCGCCTGCTGCTGCTGGCCACCGGCGGCACCATCGCCGGCTGTGCCGACGACAGTTCAACGCTGAACGACTACACCGCGGGCGTGCTGGAGGGAGATGCCCTGCTCGCGGCGGTGCCGCAGCTGCAGGGCCTGGCGGCGATCAGCGTTGAGCAGGTCGCCAATGTCGACAGTGCCGACCTGCGCTTTGAGCACTGGCGCGCTTTGGTGGGGCGCATTCGTGATGCCTTTGCGGCGGACCCCGAGCTGGCCGGGGTGGTGATCACCCATGGCACCAACACGTTGGAGGAAACCGCCTGGTTGTTGCAGCTGTTGATCGACGATCCCCGGCCGGTGGTGTTGGTGGGAGCAATGCGGCCGGCCACAGCCCTCAGCGCCGATGGGCCATTGAATCTGTTGCAGGCGGTGCAGGTGGCCTTGAGCCTTGAAGCCCGCGGCCATGGCGTGCTGGTGGTGATGGATGGCCAGATCCATGGCGCCGAGCGGGTCACCAAGGTGGCCACCCAGGGGGTCGGTGCCTTTGCCAGTCCCGGCAGCGGGCCGTTGGGCTGGGTGGATGACGTCGGCGTTCACCTGCCAACGGCGAGCGGATCCCGGCAGGTGCCCTTCGCTGGGCTCGCTTTACCGGAGCAATGGCCCCAGGTGCCGATCCTTTACGGGTGTGTGGAGCCCGAGCCGCTCATGCTCACCGCATGCATCAACGCTGGTGTTGAGGGCCTCGTGTTCACTGGCACTGGAGCGGGTCAATTGTCGGAGGCTGAGCGTTCAGCTCTTCAGGCGTGCCAAGGAACGCGGCCGTTGATGCTCCGGGCCAACCGCTGTGGGTCTGGACCCGTGCACCTCCATCCTGAAGATGAACAACTTGGGCTGCTGCCAGCAGGAAGCCTCAACCCCCAGAAAGCACGGGTGTTGGTGTTGTTGGCTCTGCTGGACGGCTGGCACAGAGATCAGCTGGTTGCACTGATCACTGCATCACCGTGA
- a CDS encoding bifunctional (p)ppGpp synthetase/guanosine-3',5'-bis(diphosphate) 3'-pyrophosphohydrolase: MLNAASTPNEPRTSTGSAAVACVLPEVRRHPIRHPDDYDISLPDWLRECIANVLPGIGQSCPRDAEALLVSAFDFGFQLHEGQFRASGDPYIVHPVAVADLLRDIGASAPVIAAGFLHDVVEDTDVTPDQIEQYFGSEVRELVEGVTKLGGIHFNDRTEAQAENLRRMFLAMASDIRVVLVKLADRLHNMRTLGALKEEKRQRIARETREIYASLANRLGIGRFKWELEDLAFKLLEPEAFREIQEEVATKRSEREERLGVTVGLLNERLERAGLEHCEVTGRPKHLYGIWSKMQRQQKEFNEIFDVAALRILTTNVESCYRALAVVHDTFRPIPGRFKDYIGLPKPNGYQSLHTAVIGRHRPIEVQIRTLEMHHVAEFGIAAHWKYKEGGSPASSSSDAERFNWLRQLVDWQQEGGNDDHNDYLSSIKEDLFDEEVFVFTPKGDLLGLRKGATAVDFAYRIHSEVGDHCHGARINDRLCPLATPLQNGDFVQVLTSKTAHPSLDWLNFVATPTARNRIRQWYKRSHRDETIERGKDLLERELGRDGFDALLNSEAMQRVAQRCNVPTTEDLLASLGFGDVTLQQALNRLREEMRLLAEQQQAPPSNEEVAMALVPSRDVEQDRSGGEGAILGLEGLDYRLGGCCSPLPGELIVGTVALGNHGITIHRQDCSNVETIPRERRLPVRWNTTHAEREKQRFPVQLRIEVIDRVGILKDILMRLSDGAINVSDARVTTASGRPARIDLRVELDGADQLSRTMDQIRSMADVIGIARVGTS; encoded by the coding sequence ATGCTCAACGCCGCCTCAACACCCAACGAGCCTCGAACCAGCACTGGTTCGGCTGCGGTGGCTTGTGTGTTGCCAGAAGTCCGGCGCCATCCCATCCGCCATCCCGATGACTACGACATCTCTCTGCCCGACTGGTTGAGGGAGTGCATCGCCAATGTGCTGCCGGGCATTGGCCAGAGCTGCCCAAGAGATGCCGAGGCACTGTTGGTGTCGGCCTTCGATTTCGGTTTTCAGCTCCACGAGGGACAGTTCCGGGCCAGTGGTGACCCCTACATCGTTCATCCGGTGGCCGTAGCGGATCTGTTGCGGGATATCGGCGCCAGTGCCCCCGTGATCGCCGCTGGGTTCCTCCATGACGTGGTCGAGGACACCGACGTCACCCCGGATCAGATCGAGCAGTACTTCGGTTCCGAGGTGCGTGAACTGGTGGAAGGTGTCACCAAGCTCGGCGGAATTCATTTCAACGACCGCACGGAAGCCCAGGCGGAGAATCTGCGGCGGATGTTCCTGGCGATGGCCAGTGACATCCGCGTGGTGCTGGTAAAGCTGGCGGACCGGTTGCACAACATGCGCACCCTTGGTGCCCTGAAGGAGGAGAAGCGCCAGCGGATCGCTCGCGAAACACGCGAGATCTATGCATCCCTCGCCAACCGGCTCGGCATCGGCCGCTTCAAGTGGGAGCTGGAGGACCTGGCGTTCAAATTGCTGGAACCGGAGGCCTTCCGCGAGATTCAAGAGGAGGTGGCGACCAAGCGCAGCGAGAGGGAGGAACGGCTCGGCGTCACGGTGGGGCTGCTGAATGAACGGCTGGAACGGGCCGGCCTAGAGCACTGCGAGGTGACGGGTCGCCCCAAGCATCTCTATGGCATCTGGAGCAAGATGCAACGTCAGCAGAAAGAGTTTAACGAGATCTTCGACGTGGCGGCGTTGCGGATTCTCACCACCAATGTCGAGAGCTGTTACCGCGCGCTTGCGGTGGTTCACGACACGTTCCGTCCGATTCCAGGCCGGTTCAAGGACTACATCGGGTTGCCGAAACCCAACGGTTACCAATCCCTCCATACGGCGGTGATCGGTCGGCATCGCCCGATCGAAGTGCAGATCCGCACCCTTGAGATGCACCATGTGGCCGAATTCGGGATTGCGGCCCATTGGAAGTACAAGGAAGGAGGATCGCCGGCCAGCAGCAGCAGTGATGCGGAGCGCTTCAACTGGCTGCGTCAGCTGGTGGATTGGCAACAGGAAGGCGGGAATGACGATCACAACGACTACCTCTCATCAATCAAGGAAGACCTGTTTGACGAAGAGGTGTTTGTGTTCACCCCGAAGGGTGATCTGCTCGGTTTGCGCAAGGGGGCAACGGCTGTCGATTTCGCTTATCGCATCCACTCCGAGGTCGGCGACCACTGCCATGGCGCTCGAATCAATGATCGGCTCTGCCCTCTGGCCACACCGCTGCAGAACGGTGATTTCGTTCAGGTGCTCACCAGCAAGACAGCTCACCCGAGCCTGGATTGGCTGAACTTTGTGGCCACGCCGACGGCGCGCAACCGTATTCGCCAGTGGTACAAGCGCAGCCACCGCGATGAAACGATCGAACGGGGCAAGGATCTGCTGGAGCGGGAGCTAGGGCGTGATGGCTTCGATGCCCTGCTGAACAGTGAGGCAATGCAGCGGGTGGCGCAACGCTGCAATGTGCCCACCACCGAGGATCTGCTGGCATCACTGGGGTTCGGTGATGTCACGCTGCAGCAGGCGCTCAACCGTTTGCGGGAGGAGATGCGTCTGCTGGCGGAACAGCAGCAGGCCCCACCCAGCAACGAAGAGGTGGCGATGGCTCTGGTGCCATCGCGGGATGTGGAGCAGGACCGTTCCGGAGGCGAAGGCGCGATCCTGGGGCTGGAGGGCTTGGACTACCGGCTCGGTGGATGTTGCAGCCCGCTGCCGGGCGAGTTGATCGTGGGCACGGTGGCCCTCGGCAATCACGGCATCACCATCCACCGGCAGGACTGCTCCAACGTGGAGACGATTCCTCGGGAACGGCGTCTGCCTGTGCGCTGGAACACCACCCACGCCGAACGGGAGAAACAGCGCTTCCCGGTGCAGCTGCGGATCGAGGTGATCGATCGCGTTGGCATCCTCAAGGACATCCTGATGCGCCTCTCCGATGGCGCTATCAACGTCAGTGATGCCAGGGTGACCACGGCATCGGGCCGGCCAGCCCGCATTGATCTGCGGGTTGAGTTGGATGGTGCGGATCAGCTCAGCCGCACCATGGACCAGATCCGCTCGATGGCGGATGTGATCGGGATTGCCCGGGTGGGCACGAGCTAG
- a CDS encoding DUF2062 domain-containing protein, whose translation MRRLLRFSRIRMRRGVLWLWRQEGTPGQRARGLAAGMFCGCYPFFGLQIFLSVGVATLVRGNHLLAAAGTLVSNPLTYLPLYWFNYLVGCQLLGPGQAATNLAELNRSTLWAQGWDFTQRILLGSTVVGMVLAIASGWMAYRLFLRREALAVVNRGR comes from the coding sequence ATGCGCCGGTTGTTGCGCTTCAGTCGCATCCGGATGCGCCGCGGGGTCCTCTGGTTGTGGAGACAGGAAGGAACCCCGGGGCAAAGGGCCCGTGGCCTTGCCGCCGGCATGTTCTGCGGTTGCTACCCCTTTTTCGGGCTGCAGATCTTTCTCAGCGTGGGCGTTGCAACCCTGGTGCGTGGCAATCACCTGCTCGCCGCAGCTGGCACCTTGGTGAGCAACCCCCTCACCTATCTGCCCCTCTACTGGTTCAACTACCTGGTGGGCTGTCAGCTGCTGGGCCCTGGTCAGGCAGCCACGAACCTGGCGGAGCTCAATCGCAGCACCCTGTGGGCCCAGGGATGGGACTTCACCCAGCGCATCCTGCTCGGCTCCACCGTTGTGGGGATGGTGCTGGCGATCGCCAGCGGCTGGATGGCCTATCGACTGTTTCTGCGGCGTGAGGCACTTGCAGTCGTGAACAGGGGCCGCTAG